The following is a genomic window from Amycolatopsis cihanbeyliensis.
GGCGGTGACGCCGTCCGGTCCGGTGTCGCCCGAGTACGGTAGATACCCCGCAACCTCGACCGGCCCGGCTTCATGGCCGCCGACCACGTCGAGACTCCAGCTCGACGGTTGCCAGCGGTCGAACGGCACGCCTTCGGCCGTGACCGCGCTGATGCCGACGCGCTCCATCCGCGCGGCGAGGCCGTCGACATAACCGTGGTGGGCCGTACTGCCGGTGGCGCGCAGGCCGATGCCGTCCGCGGCCTCCTGCCATTCGTGGATCTGCCACCGGGGCATGAACTTCGCCGGGTCGACGGCGCGGGCCGCGGCGCCGGTGATCGGACCGCGCGGCCAGCCACGGCCCGCGGCACGGGCCGCCGGCGTCAGCAGCGCGCCCGCACCGAGAGCGAGCCCGCCGGCCAGCAGGCCGCGGCGGGAGACCCTGTTCGTCGGTGTCATCGGATCGGCTCCCTTGTCTGTCGAGCCCGCAGGTGATGATCACGAGGCGAATTTCCCGGAACCCGGCCGAGCCTGACTGATCCGGACGTCGTCGGCATCGGTATCTCCACGTACGTACGTACGTAGCCGGAGCACTTGTCACAGCGCTGACACTCGCCCGCGACAGTTTCCTACTTGCTGGTAGCAATTGGGTGAGAATGGTTCCGGAGTCTCGTGCGCGGGTGAAACACTGCGGTCACGTGGTGGGAGGTGGCCATGAACGCAGCATCGACGGCCGAGTACCCGGACAGTCGACTACGCACACCGGAACCGGTGGGCAAGGCGCTGCACCCGGCTGTCCGGGACGGTTTGTTCGGGTCGGTCGCGCTGCTGTGTGGCGGGGCGTTTCTCGTGCTGTACCTGGGTAGTGGAGCGACCAACTGGTGGTTCGCGTGGACGGTGGCGAGTCCGCTCACGGCCACCACGCTCGGTGCTGGTTTCGGCGCCGCGTTCGTATTGTTCGTGCTGGCCGCTCTGGAACCGGACTGGGCGAACGCCCGGATCGCCGGTTCGGCCCCGCTGGTCCTGGCCGGTGGCATCCTGCTCGCGGTCGCCCTTGATGGTGCGGAGCTGAACCCGGCTCATGACCTCACCGTTGCCGGGGTGTCGTTCAGTATGCCCGTCGCGGACGTGTGGCTGCTCGGCCTGGGCCTCGGGCTGCTGGTCACGGTGCTGACGGTGCCGGTTCAGCTCGCTCGCCGGGTCGAGGTCGAGGGTGGCGGGCGCACTGCGCCGATGCCGGGATGGGTCCGCGTCATCGCCGGGATCGAGGGTACCGGGCTGGTTGCGGCCGGGGCGGTGTGCTTCGCCCGCCCCGAGCTGGCCGGGTCGTGGTGGCCGTGGCCGGTGGGCGTGCTCGATTTGCGGGTGCTGTGCGTGCTGACGGTCACCGTGGGCGTGCTGATCGTGCACGCCACCGTTGACGGCGACCTGCGGCGCACTGCGGTGGGGTTGGCCGCGCTGGTCGCGTTCGGGGTGCTCGTGCCTGCTGGTGTGCTGTTCCATGCGGATGACCTCCGCTGGCCCGCGCCGTCGGCGTGGTTCTTCCTGGCCACTGTGGCGATCCTGCTCGGCACCGGCGCGATCGGCCTGCTGCTGCTCGCCTTGCTGCGGGTGGCGCTGCCGGTGCTGACCGCGGTGACGGGCGCCGGGTCCGACGTGCCGCCGTCGACCGCACGGCTGGCGGAGCTGGCACGGAAGGCGCGGTCACGGATCACGCCACATGCCGACCACGGCTTCTTCGGCCCGGACTCGGTGGCCTGGAAGGTCTGGTCATACCCGACCTCGCTCACCGTGGGCTTCCAGCGCGCGGTCGTGGTCGAGGAGCTCGAGCCCGGGCTGGTGGCCTCCGTGGACGCGACGAAGGCGATCCGAACCCGGCCGCGTGCCCGTTACGACCGCACGCTGCGGTACTTCGCGATGGTGGCCTTCGCCAGCACCCGGGACACGATGAAAGCCGCCGACGTGCTGGTCAAGATCCATTCGGTCGGCATTGGTATCGAGCCGGCCAGCGGCAAACCGTACGACGCCAACGACCCCGAGTCGCAGCTGTGGATTCACCTGACCGCCTGGCACTCGATCCTCTACGCCTACGAGAAGTACGGTCCCGGCAAGCTCGGCCCGGCCGAGGAGGCCCGCTACTGGGCGGAATGTGCTGCCGCCGCCGAGCTCCAGACCTGCGACCCCGCCGACGTCCCGCGCGACCGCGCCGGCGTGCGCGCCTACTTCGAGCGGATGCGCCCCCGGCTGGTCGGCTCCCCGGTGGCACGTTCCACAATGGACCACCTGTTGCACGCCGAGGTGATGCTGCCCCCGATGCCGCTGGTGCACTGGCCGGCGACCGTGGTCGTAACCGGTGCCCTGCGCGTGGCGACCATCGCGTCGATGCCGCGCTGGATGCGCGACATGGCGGGCATCCAGCAGAGCCGCCTGCTGGACGCGCTGATCGTGCCGGTCATGCGGCTCTCCTTCCGGCTGATCCGGACCAGCCGCTGGCTCCAGCTGGGCGCGCTGCACCTGCTGTCCCCGTCGACCACGCCTGTCGTGGCACCGATCCTGTTCGGCGTCCCGGCCACCACTCCCGAGACGCTGACCCCCGCGGAAGCCCGGGACCGCTACGGCTACCCCAAGCCCGCACAGGCCCACCTGGAACTGCGCGCCAGACAACACCGGCGGGTATTCACCGAGCGCCAGGCACCCAGCGACACGGGCCTGGCCGAGTCCGAAGAAGTCCTGGGAACCCGCAGACGATGACCTGGGCTCGATGGCTGCGACCCCGGCGGTGCGATGTCCTGCACGGTGACCACTCCGGTCGAGTGCGTCCCGTGCGTCCGGAGATCCGCATTCCGCTCCCTCCCGAGTTGTGGACTGAGCCGCCCGCGCCCTGACCCAACTGGTCAGCTGAACATGACTCCGGCATGCTGCGGTTGACCTTCGCCAACGGCACCCAGTTGCAGGTCGAGCCGGACGACAGATTCGAGTCATGGACAGAAGCGTTGCCCACTCGGTCGAATGCCAGGCCCTCGACCGCGAGCTGTCGACGGATGTCGGCTGCAGCGATGCCATGTCTCCGACCGGTCTCGCTTGCTCCCACCGCACTCGGACGGCACAGTCGCCCGGGATCGGTGACACGCCTGCGTGTCGGGCCTGGTGAGGCGGTGCAAGTCGATAGGAGTCATGCAGTCGAGCTTGAGGAGGCTGCATGGCGTTGGACGTAGGTGCCGAGCACGAGGTCAACGCGATCCGATTGCCGCGTTGGGGACAGGTCGCCCGCGTTCCGGACGCGGTCGTGCCGTTCGTGGTCGTGGACGATGGTGGGCTGCCGGTCGAGCCCGTCCTGCTGTACCTGCGTGACTTCGTTACCCGTGGTCGACGATCGGGCAGCGTCCGCAGCTACGCGTACGCGCTGCTGAGATGGTGGCGGTGGCTTCTCTGCACTTGTCAAGCGAGCGGCTGTGAATACGTCGGATCTTGCTGGCTGAGCGTGACCGCCCTCGCGGCGGGCCCCGGAGTCCTTTCAGTCTGTGACTACGAACTCGGCGCCTGCGGCCAGCGCCACCTCGGGGCCGAAGAGCCTGGCCGGGGTGAACGCGCCGGGGCGGCCCTCGCCCTTGGCCAGGCGCTGGGCCACCTCGGTGACGGCGCCGACCGTGAACGTCATGCCCTCGCCGGTGCGTAGCCAGCCCTCACGCACGCGACCGGAGGGCCATTCGACTCGGGCGCGGCCCCAGGACGATCGGCGCGGGCGCTCTTTGGCGGTGGTCGTCGTGATGCGGGCGAGCCGTCGAGTGGCGAAGCCGGCCAGGCCGGGCAGACGCAGTACGTTACCGATCGCCGGCAGGGCCGCTCGGACGGCCGGGTCGGTCGGGGCGAGAGCCGAGGCGCCGATCACCGACGGGGCACCGCTGGCCTGCCAGGCCGCGAAGAGCTCGCCGCTGCCGAGGGAAGCGGTGGTGACCACGTTGCCGTCGGGGGTGGTCAATCGCTCGGCGGCACGGCCGGCCCGGGCGCGTACCATCCGGCCCTGCCGCACCTCGCGGCCGCCGTCGAGCATCGCGTGCACGATGGTGGCGGCCAGGGCTTCGCCGAGGGCGCCGGGTTCGATCGCGACTGACGCGACGGCGTCGACGCGTACTCGCGAAGGTTTTTCCTCGACCGTCAGCAGATGCAGCAGGATGCTCTCGGTTGCCAGCACGCGAAGCCCGCCCCAGAGACCAGCGTGCGACCGGTCGCCGCAGCCTCCCGGTCCATGCCGTGGAGCAGCTCGAACGCGCTCAGTTCGTCGGCGACGTCGACGTAGTGGGTGCCTGGCGGGCAGGCCCGCGCGACCTGCGGCGCCGTGACCGCAAACGGGCCCACCGTGTTGATCACGACGGTCGGCGTCTCGGTGGCCAGCCGCGTGCAGACCTCGTCGAGCGAGCCGGTCACCGCCCGGGCGTCCGGACTCACCTGGGTCAGCCGCTCCCGATTGCGGCCGGCCACCACCACCTCGGCGCCCGCCTGCTGCAGACGCTCCACCGCCTCCCGGCCGACCCGTCCGGTCGCGCCGAGCACCCAGATCTGCCCCGTCATGTTCGCCTCCAACAGCCATGGCACGTCGTGTCATCACTATCGCATAGCAACGACATGACATGTCATCACTAGAATTTGCCGCATGGGTCGATGGCAGCCGGGTGCGCGAGAACGGCTCGAGCAGGCCGCGCTCGATCTCTTCCTCGAGCAGGGCTTCACCGAGACCACCGTGCCGCAGATCACGGCGCGGGCCGGGCTCACGACCCGTACGTTCTTCCGGCACTTCGCCGACAAGCGTGAGGTGCTGTTCGCCGGCGAGGAGTTGGTGCCCGAGCGGGTGGCCCGCCTCATGGCCGAGGCCCCGCCGTCGCTCGGCGCGATGGAACTGATCACCGAGGGCCTGGCCCCCACCGCGGCCGAGATCTTCGAGGGCCGCAGCCTCGACTACCTGCTACGCCGACGGGCCGCGATCGACGCCGAACCCGCCCTGCATGAGCGCGAGCTGCGCAAGTACTCGCTGATGTCGCAGGCCCTGGAGCAGGGCTTCCGCGACCGCGGCGTCGACGACCTGACGGCCCAGCTGGCGGCCGAGATCACCGTGACCACGTTCCGGATAGCGGTGACCCGCTGGCTCAACCAGCACGGCGACTCCGACCTCCCGGCCACCGTCAACCAGACCCTGGCGGCGATGAGGCACCTGACGAATACGCCGTCGACTTAGTGATCAGTTCGAAATGAGTTTGCGGAGGCAGATGACTGAGCAGGCCAGGCTGAGGGTGGCCTGGTGGGCATCGGCTCGTCGTTCGGTGCGGATGCGGAGTCGTCTGAAGCCTCGCAGCCAGGCGAAGGTGCGCTCGACCGGCCATCGCACGGTGCCCAGGCCGGAACCGTGCTCGCCGCCACGGCGGGCGATCACGGGTGTGATGCCGCGAGCGCGGACAAGACGGCGGTCCTTGTCGTGGTCGTAGCCCCGGTCGGCGTAGAGGTACCGTGGCCGCTGGTTCGGCCGCCCCACCACGCCCCGGATGGGCGGAACGGCATCGGTCAGCGGGATCAACTGCGTGACGTCGTTACGGTGCCCGCCGGTCAGCGTCACCGCCAGGGGCACTCCGCTCGCGTCGGTGATCAGGTGGTGCTGGGAACGGAGCTTGCGTCGATCGACCGGGCTCGGCCCAGTGTGCTCCCCCTTTTGAGAGTCCGCAGGTGCGCAGAGTCCACCAGAGCGCGAGACAGGTCCAGGAGCCCGGCGGTGCGGAGTTCGGCGAGCAGGCGCTCATGCCACTGTTGCCACACTCCCGCCTCATGCCACTCGGTCAGCCGCCGCCAGCAGGTAGCCCCGGAAGCGCCGAACAACCGGGGCGGCAGGCGGTTCCAGCCGATACCCGAGCGCGCCACCTACAAACCCCCTCCAGCGCCGCGCGGTCACCGACACGCTTGCGACCCGGATAGCGCAAGCGTCGTGGTGGCACCGGGATCAGCGGTTCCAGCCTTGCCCACAGTTCATCGGTCAGGACCTCCTCGCGCACCCGGCAAGTCTGGAACACCCTGCCGCATCAGCAACACCGACACACCCACTCATTCTGAACTGATCTCTAAGCCATCAACCACTCGGACGGCAGAGTGCCTTGGCGATCGGCTAGCAAGTGCCCGTGTAGATGCCAGCACAAAGATGTTCGGCGACGAGCAGCCGTCGGGCCAGCCTGTCGTCCCCGATTCCGATGACGAGGCGATGGGAGCTGTTGTCCCAGTCAACAGACGTTGCCCGCTTCCGCACTGGAGCTACCTGAGTATGATGTGCGGCTCGCTCGACGCTGCGGGCAGCGCAGGCGCCAGCGCGAGGGCCTCAACGAGCGCGCTAACGTCCACACAGGCTGTACGGCATTCAAAATGCGTACGGCGTTCACACTGGGCTTGCTGGAGCGATCCTGGAGCACAGGTGCGCGTCGAACGGCTGGGAACGGCAACCAGCGGCAGTCAACGGCAGGCTTTGACGTGTAGATTCTCTATCGTTGCAGGTCAGAGGAATGTTGGGTTCTTACTGGCAGTGAGGGGGTCGAGGGTTCGAGTCCCCTTAGCTCCACCACGTGATTCACGCCGAGTACGTACCCGGCCAGTTCGCTCACTGTGTCCAGCACCAGCGGCTGGCCACTCCGCGTTTACCGCCCTCCCTCGTTGAACAGACCTGGGGTGGCTCAACAAACTTACCGGGCACAGGGGCGTTCGAGGCGCGCCGAGTCCTGGGTGTCCCGCGGGGCGCGGACACCCTTGCGGAAAACTCGCGACGTGACCACGAACAACACCGGCCTCACGGGCGACGACTATCCAGGATTGTTCCAGGCAGCGGACGCTGCCTCGGGGCGCGGCCAGCGGTCCTACTTGCGGGCATCGGGTGCCCGGTTGCTGCTCGCCGTGCTGGCCGCAGCAGCGGCGGCGTTCACGGTACGGATCGGCTCGAAAGGTATCGACATCGCAGCCGTGGTGACGGCGCTGGCCTTCGTCGGCGCGCTGATCGTCGACATCGCCGTGCTGCGTGCGCAGCCAAGCAGAACGTGGTATCAGGGGCGCGCCCTCGCGGAGTCGGCGAAGACACTGACGTGGCGCTACGCGGTCGGCGCATCGCCGTTCCCGCTGTCCCTGACCGCGGACGACGCGGACCGGCTCTTCCTCCAGCGGATCAGGGCGTTACAGGGCGACCTGCCGCAGGTGCCCATGGTGCCCAACCGGAGCGGCACGATCAGCGACCGCATGCGCAGGTTGCGCGAGGGCGCGCTCGACGAGCGCAGGTCGGCGTACCTCAGTGGGCGCATCCACGACCAGCAACGGTGGTACGCCGACAAAGCGGAGCATCACCGGCGGAGGGCCTCGGTGCTGCGGCGGGCCGGGTTGGCGCTCGAACTGGTGGGCGTGACCGCTGCGCTGGCCAAGGCGTTCGGGGCGGTCGACATCGACCTCGCCGGCATCGTGGCCGCCGCAGTGTCCGGACTCGCCGCGTGGTCGTCGGCCAACCAGTACACCGCGACCGCGACCGCGTACGCCGTGGCCACCAATGAACTGAGCGTGATCGGCGACCTGTTGACGCGCGATATGCCCGAACCGGAGTGGTCTGCCACTGTCGCCGACGCCGAGGAAGCGATCAGTCGCGAGCACACCATGTGGCGGGCCTCCCATGGCGGATGACATCTGGTGTCGCTCGCGAGCTTGCGGCGCATTGAGGTGATCCGGGGATACAGGCGATGGCCATTGAGAGCGTGCGGCCGGTTGCCCTGGCGTGTCCGATGCGA
Proteins encoded in this region:
- a CDS encoding DUF4231 domain-containing protein, whose product is MTTNNTGLTGDDYPGLFQAADAASGRGQRSYLRASGARLLLAVLAAAAAAFTVRIGSKGIDIAAVVTALAFVGALIVDIAVLRAQPSRTWYQGRALAESAKTLTWRYAVGASPFPLSLTADDADRLFLQRIRALQGDLPQVPMVPNRSGTISDRMRRLREGALDERRSAYLSGRIHDQQRWYADKAEHHRRRASVLRRAGLALELVGVTAALAKAFGAVDIDLAGIVAAAVSGLAAWSSANQYTATATAYAVATNELSVIGDLLTRDMPEPEWSATVADAEEAISREHTMWRASHGG
- a CDS encoding TetR/AcrR family transcriptional regulator, with protein sequence MGRWQPGARERLEQAALDLFLEQGFTETTVPQITARAGLTTRTFFRHFADKREVLFAGEELVPERVARLMAEAPPSLGAMELITEGLAPTAAEIFEGRSLDYLLRRRAAIDAEPALHERELRKYSLMSQALEQGFRDRGVDDLTAQLAAEITVTTFRIAVTRWLNQHGDSDLPATVNQTLAAMRHLTNTPST
- a CDS encoding saccharopine dehydrogenase NADP-binding domain-containing protein yields the protein MTGQIWVLGATGRVGREAVERLQQAGAEVVVAGRNRERLTQVSPDARAVTGSLDEVCTRLATETPTVVINTVGPFAVTAPQVARACPPGTHYVDVADELSAFELLHGMDREAAATGRTLVSGAGFACWQPRASCCIC
- a CDS encoding oxygenase MpaB family protein, with protein sequence MNAASTAEYPDSRLRTPEPVGKALHPAVRDGLFGSVALLCGGAFLVLYLGSGATNWWFAWTVASPLTATTLGAGFGAAFVLFVLAALEPDWANARIAGSAPLVLAGGILLAVALDGAELNPAHDLTVAGVSFSMPVADVWLLGLGLGLLVTVLTVPVQLARRVEVEGGGRTAPMPGWVRVIAGIEGTGLVAAGAVCFARPELAGSWWPWPVGVLDLRVLCVLTVTVGVLIVHATVDGDLRRTAVGLAALVAFGVLVPAGVLFHADDLRWPAPSAWFFLATVAILLGTGAIGLLLLALLRVALPVLTAVTGAGSDVPPSTARLAELARKARSRITPHADHGFFGPDSVAWKVWSYPTSLTVGFQRAVVVEELEPGLVASVDATKAIRTRPRARYDRTLRYFAMVAFASTRDTMKAADVLVKIHSVGIGIEPASGKPYDANDPESQLWIHLTAWHSILYAYEKYGPGKLGPAEEARYWAECAAAAELQTCDPADVPRDRAGVRAYFERMRPRLVGSPVARSTMDHLLHAEVMLPPMPLVHWPATVVVTGALRVATIASMPRWMRDMAGIQQSRLLDALIVPVMRLSFRLIRTSRWLQLGALHLLSPSTTPVVAPILFGVPATTPETLTPAEARDRYGYPKPAQAHLELRARQHRRVFTERQAPSDTGLAESEEVLGTRRR